The nucleotide window CGAGTGGCAAGATAGAAGAATCAAGGCAAGTGCAAGAATCTTCATGAATAGAGTcgacccctcccacacacacattaTTGAGTGACTCAGGCATGGTTTAGCTGTCTTCATGTGTCTTTAGGGAATTCTACTGTTATCATTCTCTAGAATTCCTCTTAGGTACTGTTATCAAGACCAACCCTTCCAAGCCATCGGGAATAATTAATGATGAGTCTTAAACATAGTCATGATAGATCATTTGCTAATAATTTGGGGGCACTTGTGGAGTATGTGATTTTGATCCTCTGGACACACACAATATAGGTTGGATCAGAATCAGGTTACTTGAAGACCCTTGTCTAAAATCTATCTCACCACTTCCAAGTCTGCATTCACACTGTTTCATAATCAGAGCTACTGCCTTATAAATCACAGTAGAGTAGAATCTGACCTTCATAGTCTCACCTTTAGGGGAAGGTGAATAAATTGCTTGGAAGGGGTTTGATGACCCCTTTTTCCCTCAAAAGGCTGCTTCTACCAAAGGGTTTGTCACTGTAATGCTactgtaaatttaaaaatgaccCACAGTTCCAGGAACTTTTCTCCTTTATGCACAGTATTTAATAAAGATGAGTCACATTTTACTCTGAATCGATGTACAACACACTTTGGCCATTGTTTAATTAAGACCTTGCCGGAGaaccctttctttttaaacttgtCCAGTGGAAGTCAACAGGCCACTGATGAGACAGGTCCCAttcatttctcctcttctctcttcctgtgcaGTGCAGAGGCTAGCCAGGCTGACCTCTAGTTTTCCTTCCAGCTTCCAGAGCCTAATGCTTTTTAATTACACTATGGGATTGTGGAAATGGGAAATCGAGGCTCAGTTGTGACGTCCTCTATGATGATACAGCCTCAGGCTGTGGTGCTGACATCCATAGACTGATCTACTTGGACTGAATCTTTTTAATGAGGCTGCTGGTCTTTTCTCACAGGTGTTCAGCCTTCTGTAATAATATGTGTGGCTTGTCTTGACCTTGTAGCTCTGTGGACAGGAACCTGCTGATCATTCCTCTAAGTCAAGATGCTAATTATTCTTCCAAAACATGTTTACACTGAATTCTCCAGATGACATGATTGTAttttgtaagaaagaaagaaaagaaaagtgtggGGGGTAGACTTATATCCAGCCTGTTCTTAAGTAGAAATGGTACACTTGAAATTGAATCTGAATGAGAAAATACAAGACACCAGAGGGTTCTTTAGCCACAGGGAAATTAACTTAGTGGACAATATTGTGAGGCCTCTAATGTATCTAATCAGGTGTGTACTCATAACAGCCCTATGAACTATCATCCTAACAAAAGTGGCTGAGAGAATTAGGAGGAATTAGTGGCAAGGATGTGACTCCAACTTTCTCCAAGCACATGTCACCCAGTCACTTTATCTAACCATTTGGATTTTAGGTGCCTCtggaaatgagaaaacaaattgcACTTTAGACATTGGGACTTGGCTTGTGAGTGCCAAGTGCCTGGCAAGCAGTCTCTATGAGGCTATGTGGTGATGACATGCTTTGAAAAGCCAGTCACTCCGAAGCACAGGCTCTTGTCCGATCCTCGAGTAACTAAACCCAAAACATCTTCCAAGTTTGCTCATTTCCATCCCTAAAATGATTGCCTGTGCTTAGCTGCATCTCCTAGGTTTTCTCTGAGCTGCTTTCCTGATTGGGGTGTGCTGCGAGGAGGCATGAATGGCAGCTTATCTCGCCCCGAGTGTGGAATAAGCCCTTAGCAGTCCCTGGTGTTAAAGGACTTGACTTATCTGCTGCGGTGGCAGAGCGCCCTGGCTGCCCTTACATCCTTGTCGCTGCTCCCTGTGCTGTGGCTCAGTACGGCTGTCAGACACCTCTAGAGCGAGCAGAGCGCACTGATGGGCTGTCCCCTCCCAGGATAGCTCAGGTCAGCGGGCACTTTTCATTGTTAGCATGTTTTACTTAAAAAGCACATTTGAAAAAAGATTGGTTGCTCTAAGCACAGCGAAGACGTTTCTTAAACGACGCGTAATGTACTCCCTTGTCACATGTAAACGTCGCCCTGTTCCAGGCTGTGCATGTGCTGTTGAAAGGTCGGCAAGCAGAATCACCACGATTGAAAGTGTGTCCTACTCACTGTTCCAAAAGACGCCCTCCTTGTCAGACGTTTGGAattcacacacactttttttctcTAAACGTGACTTCTCTTTTCTCCGTTTTCTGAGCCAGCTAGGAAAACCATTCCTGTCTTGGCTCTCTCTGGTTGAAGCGGCACCAGATGCGAGGGCAAAGGGATACTCTCACAGGACTCCCCCAATGTTCAGATTTTCTCTTTCATAAAAACCCTCCATCAGTGAATTTGATTTTTGTGTAAAGAATGACATAGGCCATCAATATTCCAGCAAGTGATCCCTTATTGTTTATTAAATGTTTCTTGTTTCCTCGTTGAACTGTGACACTAACTATTTTTTAAccaatttttcttatttgtgaatCTTTCCCCAGCTCTTTCTGCCTTTAGATTTATCCCTATAATACGATGCTATTATGAATGTCATTGAGTTTTGAGAGATCTTAATAGTTGGTGTGAGTCTCCCATTTAATTTTCCCACATCTACACAGCTGTTCTTAATTCTGTTCTTCAAGTTCCCCTGTCTTAGGAGTTTCAGGATGTGGGTGGGTTGGTATCTGCAGAGACATTCAGCTCACCCAGAGTCCCCTAAGTCAACTAACATATGCTGGCAAGGACATCGCTCAATAAAATCTTTGCTAGGAAGAACAAGCATGGAATACCTATTTGGAAAACAATCTAGCATTGCATAAAATTGGGAGTCTTACCTACTAGCTGATAACTCTGTTcctatgtttaattttgtggaactgaatccaggtccacATTGTCCAACACGACAGTTACGAGCTGAGTGCAGCTGTTGAAATGCCAACAGTTAAAATGAGATACAATTAGAAAGCCAGTTCTTCCACCACCCTAGCTGTGGTCTTGAATCCAGTATCCAGGCATCTCAGGGACTATGGCGATAGACAGGAAGTTATAGCAGATGCACTCCTAGAGCATCTTGAGCAGAAAAATAGAGATCATCCATGGTAGAGCATGAAAAAGAGAGTTCCAATGTCCATTACCAGTGAACAATAAAACCTCATATTTATAAAACTGACAATTTAATACTGAAAATCAATGACTAACAGCCACATGTAGGcatccaatgtgtgtgtgtgtgtgtgtgtgtgtgtaaaatatgctggaggcaaaagaaaaagacataaacAACTGAAACATTTCAACTGATATATGCTAAATTAGACAAACCCATCACATAgcttattaaatgtttttattattacaggATGTTTGAGACGTATCTCATAGTCATATCCGAGTAAATAGCAAGAACAATGTCATGATCATAAGGTGTGATTCAAGGAAGAACGGGCTCCAAGAACCTAGAGCCATCTTCAAGGAGCTCCTAACTTCACTGGCCTCATGTCAGTCAGGGGATATGAAACACTGACTGTGTTTTTTACTGACCACAACTCAGGGGGACAGCAGGAACCATAAGGATGTTGTCCAATGTCTAGTCTTGGATTGAACCCTGAGTCCTTTGAGACTACAAAAAAAGCTCAACACTAGATTCTGCAGGCTTGTAGAGTTGTGGAACTAAATGCAGAACATTTTATACCAGCTTGAAAAGCATTATGTGTAACTGGTACTTTGTTTACCTAAAATGTCTACTATAATTCTTATATACTTGGCTCAGCAGGAGAGTGATGTTCAGCCCATAATGAATGGAGTACAACACACTACAAGTGAGTGGGACCCAAGATTATAAGATCAGTCCAAAATAATAGACTATgccaagaaaataaatcaaaatagtAAAAGATATATGGAAACATTCAGCTCCTTTGGAACCAAATGAGAGTCACCGGGAAAAGATTTTTAGAGAAACTTACCTGATAAAGAGACCTTGCAACAAAATGATAATGCATCACTGTTGCAGAAGATGGGGGCAATTAGTATTTCATTTCTGCGTGCATGCAGCTCTGCCTCTCCCTCATGCACGAAGCATGGGTATAGTGTATAAAGACCTTTACTAAGCATGTATTTCAAGATAGCATAGGTAGTGGGATGCAACTGTGCCCATTTTCCTGGTATATCTATTAACCAGCTAAAGACATAAATATTGATGATTTGCTTTTCTATCAccaaatacatacacagaagCCAGTGAGATCTCCATGGcacacatttttttcccctgggcTGTGATGAGCTCAAAATGATGGGATGTGtgtctgtcctctgacttttGAAATTAGTGCATCCTGGGACTGGAGTGCAGCCACTTGTTCTGATGTCCCACAACAgttgcatgtacatgcatgcctgcCATTCAGAATTTTGgagtgtgtgttcacatgtgtgtgtgtgtgtgtgtgaagataagCAGGTGCTTGTCCTGATCAGCACAGGATACAGGAGGCTTGCTGTCATGATGTCAGGATCCTTGTGTTAAGATGCACCACCGGTAGAGTGGGCTGTAGCTTTGGGACTCACTTGCCTGTGGGCCTACTCAGGTGCAATCTATTTCCAATCTGCAGTCGCCATTTTGCTACATGAGCAGAACCATTGATCAAAACATTggatttgaaaatgaaaacaacaaaaacaaacaaacaaaaaaacattggaTTTGAATCAACTACCAGACAAGCAGACCGTGAGCTTAAAGGAGATATGACTCTTCCCAAACCAGCTCAAAAAGAATGCTGTAAAAATctaggaaggaggagaaagaatcaAAAGGCTACTAGAAACTCGGGGAGCCAGTGAAAATGGCGGATGGGGATGCTGCAGCTAGCCTATTAGGAAGAGTGTAGAAAAACTTAACCAAAACCACGACAGTATTCTAGTGCAGCAAAGGGTTAGGTACTGTCCTCAGAACGCACTGAAGGCTGCCTGCATGGTTGCACAGGAACATACTGAGCAAGCAGAAGAGATTCCATTATAATTGTCCCTGCAGGAAATCATCCCTTGGAGCTGTCTGCAGAGCCACTGTGACAGCACCATGCCTCCTGCTGCCACCCATTAGTGTGGACCGTGTGGTCAGCCTGGCTTGTTATTCCTGAAGTGGGCATACAATCAATTATACCAGCCCCACTACCCCTCTACCAAGATACTTgacatttctttatctgtttagTAATGCTGTTGGTTAAGATGCTGGAGCTTTGGACTTAGTCTTGGAGGTGAACTTGGCAGAGATTTCAGTTATGTAAATAACCAGTTATCACTAACGTAGGACCTGAAGCCACACCCAGCtacctgccttctcattgactaCCAGGTATAAGGCTGGGCTGGAGTTGAGTTGCTATTGGTCTAGTGGAATTTGGGTTACAAAGTTGGGCAGTTTCTATTCCACAGTAATCAGACTGCCTGGGCTTAACCTGGGCCTTCACAACTGCGTAGTTCAGTGACTTCTGACCAGCTAGAGGACCGCAGGAGTCTACACACAAGACAGGAATGAAAATGGGGTTATTAGACGAAGCACTTTAGATGGTTTCTGCACAGCTTCTCACAATGCTACACTCCAAGCCTCATCATAATCAGGTGTTGACTTTTCTCCAGCCTGATCGCGAGTCCGTAGGAAGATGACCGTGACTTGCGGTCTTTCCTGTTCCTAAAAGCAAGTGCTTCCAAGTTTGTTTCTGAGTCATTTATATCACTTAACTTGAAGTGATTGGATATTTAGTTCATCTTTGGACATGTAAGCCCCATCATTTGAATGGCTATGCACTGCCGCTAATGTGCATTCTGTTGATTCTTAATATctgccatgcacacatgtgaaactAAATCCCATAAGCCCAGAATCCAGACATTCCTACCAAAAGGAagtcaaatgaaagaaagagcaGCAGAGCCTCTGAAAGAGAAAATTGTCTTATCCCTCACCCGTGTCAGAATGTAGAAGTGTTTACAAAATgctcattaaaagaaaaaggggttgcaagataaaaatgaaatctggTGTACAAGTTTACACTGGGCAGATAAGGAAAGGCTAGGCCCTATAGGGGGTTTTGCTGTCCAATTACTGCAACCTGACTTTTGGCGGGGGGTGGGGAgtagtgggggggaggggaggagagaggaagagtttCCATACTTGTGTCGTGTCCAGTGACACAAGACATTTACACTCCGCAAGATAAAACTGCCACTTAGAGCCCAGGGGAGTTAAGCCTTCCTAGGTTGGCCTGGGGAGCTGAGCAGAGTCATGGGTTCTCTGGTCCTGCAGCTGAGCGCTGTCCTCTGCCTGGTGGCTCACTCGGTTTCTGGCAGCCCCATCATGGGCCTTGAGCAGTCACCCCTGGAAGAAGACATGCCTTTCTTTGATGATATCTTCACAGAGCAAGATGGTATTGACTTTAACACACTGCTGCAAAGCATGAAGGATGAATTTCTCAAGACACTGAACCTGTCGGACATTCCCCTGCAGGACACAGCCAAAGTGGATCCGCCAGAGTACATGCTGGAACTCTACAACAAATTCGCCACTGACCGGACCTCCATGCCATCAGCTAACATCATCCGGAGCTTCAAGAATGAAGGTAGGCTGGCTTGCATTTTCACCTATGAGActctggttttgctttttctcAGGAAGAAATAAGTAAACTTCCATGTGGGGATGATGTGGGAGAGGATGAATTCATGGAAATTCGTGGCTCAGACGATGCATCAGCTGACCCACATGGTCCACCTAGAACTCCAAAAATGCTACTTAGAAAAACCCACAAAATGCAAATCATTCTGGCATCAGAATGGGTTCTTGATAGAGTTTTAATCTGGACATCAGATATCAAAATAACATAAATGTTGATCTGTTGCTCTATCTTGTCAGCCACTTTCTAGACAGGACTTGATTTCTGTCTGGGGTTGATAAAAATTTGTCAACTTTTCCTTAGATCAAAAAtggtgaaaataaaaagaaattagaaatttaGAATTTGTGGTTCATTCAAACTCTGGGTGAGTTTCCAATTGTGACATCATTTAAGCAATGTCCTGATAGAAAGGGGCTGTATTTGGGAGATTCTTCTAATGCTGTGTCGTGTTTAATGAACCTTAATAAGACCCCCAGGAAGTGTACAGGACCCAGCTAACAGTCCAGCTTATTGTGACTATATCTTCATGAAGTGCGATATACAAATTTCAAACTGTTATTCGTTCCCCTCAGATCTTCAAATGAGTCAGAGAGCCAATCCTATGTTTATACAGCATTAGTAGAAATAAACATGATATTGATGGTAGAGGCTGTGGATATAGAGAAACGGGGTCTTTATTACTTATCAAACGTGCTTTTATAGACACTGGGCTCCTAAAATATGAGGTTTGATCAATATTTGTCAATTGCCCTCAGAAGCAGAAGGCAGGGTCACGAAGCAGCACAGGACTGCTGAGAGCCAGCTGCCTTGGGGAGTTGTGACCAACTAGTCTAGGTGATGGGAGCCCCAGCTTCCCCCTGTAAAACAGAAGCTGCATGGCTTCTGAACAGATGAGCAACTTGCAAGCAGCTAGAGGTAAGAGAGGGCTCATTTTTAGGAAGTGCTGGACAAGCCATgataacttttgttttgttttgttttgctttgttttgttttgttgttgttgtgttttgtttttcgagacagggtttctctgtgtagctttgctcctttcctggatctcgcttggtagcccaggctggcctcgaactcacaaagatctgcctgactctgcctcctgggtgctgggattaaaggtgtgtgccagcaccgcCCGGCTGCCATGATAACTTTTAATGAATAACTTAATCTTGGCTCTGGAGTAAACACTGAGTGGGTGTTCTCCAGACACCAAGATAGCCTTTGCTTTTAAAATCGACTGATCACCACCATTTCTATTTAGTAATGTATTTCTGGTGGAAACTGCAAGCTGAGATTTCAGGTTCCTTTGGAGGCAAGTCAAGGAGGAAAAGAGCAACCTCCTGAAGgagcctgcctcagtttccttctctgagCCATGATGGTCTAGCTCAGGCACAGGGGGAATGCAGTCTAGCTCAGGCACAGGGGGAATGTGGTCTAGCTCAGGCACAGGGGGAATGTGGTCTAGCTCAGGCACAGGAGAATGTGGTCTAGCTCAGGCATAGGGGGAATGTGGTCTAGCTCAGGCAAAGGGGGAATGTGGTCTAGCTGAAGCTTGGTGGGAATGCATTATTCCACTCTTATTTCTTGCTTTTCCCATGGAAGAGCAGGTGATAAAGGGGAGGATGTGAACAAGCTTACCATTACTGGAGATCCATGGGGGAGGGTGAGACTTGGGGACACCCAGCCATCCACCCCTTGCACCTCTGTCAGCCTAGAAGAAGATTGGTACAGCAGAAGACAGGTGTCCCCTCACCAGGCTCTCCCTGCATCTACACACCTTTTGTGTTTGCTGAATGACATGCCCTGGGAGGTAAAGACCAAGAAGACTCCAAATCTAGTTCATCTTTGAACTAGTGGCACATGCAAGATGGAAAATGTGGCTTCAATTCTTAGCTTGGCTCCATCCTCCATATTGTCTAGGAAGTCAGATCTATACATGGTGGTTTGGTTTCTTCTGGTGCAAAACTAGCATTGGATCCGTGTGTGCATTGTGGGTGTCCCAATTTGCAGAGTAACTGGCATGTGAAATCTGTCAAGGACTTAGTTCTCTTGCTCTGAAATGTGACTCTTCCTCCAAAGAATTGTGGGTGGTTCTATTTAGTTAAGGGTTggttgtgtgggtgtgtatatgtgtattgtttttgtcttgttttaagctggccttgaactcacctgtagtccaggctggctttgaaatactcatattcaaatttttaaaattgtgaacTATTGAtctcttttgagacagtattttactgtgtagcccaggttggactcaaactcacaatcctcctatCTCAACCCCTTGAATGtgagtttattttttcaaagcaCATCTTCATTAAAGTATAGTTGATATACAGGAATCTGCATGTATACATCCACTGAAGTCCCTGCCACAGTCAAGACAGTGAGCATGAACATCCCCCAAAGCTTCCTCCATTCCAGAGCGCATTTTCTTTGTACTTCTCTTATGAAGGGCAAGGAGCCTGCTCTCCCTTTTTGGTCTTCTGTGACAGCAAGTGCACAGGTGACTCCTAGTGGGATAAACTTTCAGAGAGAAACTTGAAGGCGCCAAGGTTTCAAGAGGGAGGCCAGAGATGGAGCCTTGGAAGTGAGGCAAGAGACCTTTCTTTCTAAGAGTCAGAAGAACATCTTCAAAGGTACAGAATGCAGAGGAGGGCTgtaattcttgtttttgttttatttttcaagtgggAAAGCTATTAACCAAATAGGATGAAACAGTCATTCAGTTGGTCAGTAAATATCCATTAAGCAACTGCAATGTTCTGTGTACTGAGGGGAATGGACAAGAGCCAAGGCTTGGTCAGGATGTTAAGGCCTCGTTACAGTTGCTCTGGCCACACCAGTGACTTCAGGGCCATCCCATAAGTCAGTGTCCCCACTGTCACTGTGAAGATAATTTTAGTCAGTACCCAGAGGAAGCTGTGAAACATGTGAAATATCTATGTGctttatttacataaatttaaaaagtccaTACAACTATCAGCTTAAGGGCAAACTTTTAAGCCTTTTGAGAGTAAATATAAAGCCATCAGCTAAGGAAGGATGCTGAGCATATTGTGGATCAGAGAATCCACTGAGATCATGAGCTAAGTATGCAGTTGGGGAAAGGTTGCCAAGGACAATAGAGGACACTCGGTTGCAGGTCCCTGGCATCTTGATGTCACAATCCTTGGATACTCTGATGTCAAATGCCTCAGTCCTTGTAGAGACAAGCTACCTGAGGTAAGTACACAGAAGTCTGGGTTCTCTGATCAGttctcacattaaaaaataatatcagGCATGGTACAGTGACACACGCTTGTAAAGTGTCACAGGAAACAAAGACTAGAGGActtctgcaagttcaaggccagcctgctctacacatgGATTACAGAGTAGCCAGGGCCACACCAGacctggtaaaaaaaaaaaattagtatgcAAACATTTGGAGACATGCTTCTGGTACTAAAGGACCTTTAACAAGCTTTTTCATGCAGCTCtcgggtggtgtgtgtgtgtgtccaactcCATGCTGGCTGCTAGTGAATACCACTCAGGCACATCTACCCCTGAGACACACCTTCTCTCACTCACTCAGGGAGGACTACACTGCAGACCAGTTTGACAAGACCTTGCTAAACTTTGTCACATTGGGACAGGGTCAGCAAACTTCCTCTGTAAAGGCCAGATAGTCCATAGCTAACTCCGCCTCTGCAGGGCAAAATTAGCCTGAGATGGTACAGCAATACCTTAGCAGGGCTGTGCTCTGGTGAAACTGTATTTCCAACAGCATGTTAAACCCCTGTTTGGCCTGTGGGTTTAACGACCCCTGGTCTATGGAGATCTTCCACGAAGACCAGTGGCCAACCAGTCACATGAAGATCACCGCCCATTACGAACAAACTTTGAAGTCTTTAGTCATGAGCTAGTTCAAAACAATCTCCATGATCTGTTTCATGGCTCATTACTGGTTGGTTGGACAGAGGGCTTGTTCACAGCTCCAAGATTCCTTCCAGTTCTGTCCCTGTGAGACAGCTCAGGGCGGGCAGGTTTTCTTTTGTCTACAATATTTCTTTTACTACAGAAATAAGCACCTGCTTTATCATTCAGCATACTTAGTGAGTCTGCTTTCTCATAAATATCTTCCTTTTTTAGATCTGTTTTCTCAACCGGTCAGTTTTAATGGGCTCCGGAAATACCCTCTCCTCTTCAATGTGTCTATCCCTCACCACGAAGAGGTCATCATGGCTGAACTCAGGTTGTATACACTGGTGCAAAGAGATCGTATGATGTATGATGGTGTGGACCGTAAGATCACAATTTTTGAAGTGCTAGAGAGTGTTGAAGGCTCCGAGGACGAAAGGAGCATGCTGGTCTTAGTGTCAACAGAGATCTACGGAACTAACAGTGAGTGGGAGACATTTGATGTCACAGATGCCACCAGGCGTTGGCAGAAGTCAGGCCCCGGGACCCATCAGCTGGAGATCCACATCGAGAGCACACAGAACCAAGCTGAGGACACCGGAAGGGGACAACTGGAGATAGACATCAGTGCCCAGAATAAGCATGACCCTCTGCTTGTCGTGTTCTCTGATGACCAAAGCAATGAcaaggagcagaaagaggaaCTAAACGAAATGATCACTCATGAGCAGGATCTTGACCTGGACACCGATGGTTTTTCCAGCGGGCCTGATGAAGAGGCCTTGTTGCAGATGAGGTCTAACATGATCGACGACTCTACTGCTCGAATCAGAAGGAACGCCAAGGGCAATTACTGCAAGAAGACTCCACTCTACATCGACTTCAAGGAGATCGGCTGGGATTCCTGGATCATCGCGCCTCCTGGGTACGAAGCCTATGAATGCCGTGGTGTCTGCAACTACCCTCTGGCAGAGCACCTCACACCCACAAAACATGCTATTATCCAGGCCTTAGTCCATCTCAAGAATTCCCAGAAAGCTTCCAAAGCCTGCTGTGTGCCCACGAAGCTGGATCCCATCTCCATCCTCTATTTAGATAAAGGTGTTGTCACCTACAAGTTTAAATATGAAGGAATGGCCGTGTCTGAATGTGGCTGCAGATAGGAGAGGAGTTGCCCGGCTTATTTAATAACTgcaaatgtgtatattttgtgttCTATTTAAGGAGACTATTTAATGAAGGTGTACAGATAATAGAGGTTGCCATCTTAGGGAAGTGGACAGGTCAGTATGCTGTAGAAAATGTGTATTTTGCTATACAATCTGATCCCTTCCACTTACCTTGTTTGGACTCTCATTTCCCAGTGATACATCTCTAACAACAAAACACAGGCCCGTACCACTTATCCTCTGTGTCAGTTTGAAAAGAGCAGCCACTGAAGGGAAAGAGTGTCA belongs to Onychomys torridus chromosome 3, mOncTor1.1, whole genome shotgun sequence and includes:
- the Bmp10 gene encoding bone morphogenetic protein 10, coding for MGSLVLQLSAVLCLVAHSVSGSPIMGLEQSPLEEDMPFFDDIFTEQDGIDFNTLLQSMKDEFLKTLNLSDIPLQDTAKVDPPEYMLELYNKFATDRTSMPSANIIRSFKNEDLFSQPVSFNGLRKYPLLFNVSIPHHEEVIMAELRLYTLVQRDRMMYDGVDRKITIFEVLESVEGSEDERSMLVLVSTEIYGTNSEWETFDVTDATRRWQKSGPGTHQLEIHIESTQNQAEDTGRGQLEIDISAQNKHDPLLVVFSDDQSNDKEQKEELNEMITHEQDLDLDTDGFSSGPDEEALLQMRSNMIDDSTARIRRNAKGNYCKKTPLYIDFKEIGWDSWIIAPPGYEAYECRGVCNYPLAEHLTPTKHAIIQALVHLKNSQKASKACCVPTKLDPISILYLDKGVVTYKFKYEGMAVSECGCR